One part of the Prunus persica cultivar Lovell chromosome G5, Prunus_persica_NCBIv2, whole genome shotgun sequence genome encodes these proteins:
- the LOC18777641 gene encoding F-box protein At5g49610 codes for MMMNDSVDDLPEVLLVEIICRLSCIKLVFQCKCVSKRWCELISSSHFVGQYVRRQRDLKTPILGTVVVDNGTFFPVENEDGLMSLQLPVISEAAPEQKLFVVGACNDLVLCCPSELDQRDYYICNPYTKKWVALPPPPRIHNCVSVGFICDPYYSYNSSSTFDDEVSINAEYRWRVVRLRQEFYVDIFFSETGEWRESANVVCGLRNYFDIITAGVACNGKLYFSGSDHASSYILELDPFQDISNISTTNGNHIIVDKCRFSLAPLDMSSEVRGYSISMYRVLGACRGHLRVTEFVLGNHLSVWELDAGDDILKWRLVVDKVPFFQMDSSYHDDVSMTPLDEVAKTAIGFHPTIEDTIYVDAHKIVRWNFGAGMFELVPNRRGSSWSPNYIHPFVLPWWPTPVPSL; via the coding sequence atgatgatgaatgatagTGTTGATGATCTCCCAGAGGTTTTATTGGTTGAAATAATTTGTCGACTTTCTTGTATTAAGTTGGTTTTTCAATGCAAGTGCGTGTCCAAGCGTTGGTGTGAACTCATCTCTAGTTCTCATTTTGTTGGGCAATATGTACGTCGCCAACGTGATTTGAAAACGCCCATTTTAGGTACAGTAGTTGTAGACAATGGAACATTCTTTCCGGTGGAAAACGAGGATGGTCTGATGAGTTTGCAGCTACCTGTTATTTCAGAAGCCGCACCagaacaaaaattatttgtgGTAGGGGCGTGCAACGACTTAGTTTTGTGCTGCCCAAGCGAACTTGATCAACGTGATTATTACATTTGTAATCCATACACCAAGAAATGGGTTGCTCTTCCTCCCCCTCCTCGAATCCATAATTGCGTAAGCGTAGGGTTCATTTGTGATCCCTACTACAGCTACAACTCATCTTCCACCTTCGATGATGAGGTTTCCATTAATGCTGAATATAGGTGGAGGGTTGTGCGACTACGTCAAGAGTTCTATGTGGACATCTTCTTTTCTGAGACCGGTGAATGGAGGGAGTCCGCTAATGTGGTATGCGGCCTACgaaattattttgatatcATAACTGCTGGCGTTGCTTGCAATGGgaagttgtatttttcagGTTCCGATCATGCATCCTCCTATATTCTGGAGTTGGATCCCTTCCAAGATATCAGTAATATCAGTACTACTAATGGCAATCATATTATTGTTGACAAATGTCGGTTCAGTCTGGCACCTCTTGATATGTCGTCTGAAGTGCGGGGATATTCCATTTCGATGTATCGGGTTCTTGGTGCATGTCGAGGGCATTTGCGGGTGACCGAGTTTGTGCTCGGTAATCATTTGAGTGTCTGGGAGTTGGATGCAGGCGATGATATTTTGAAATGGCGTTTGGTGGTCGACAAAGTTCCCTTCTTCCAGATGGATTCTTCCTATCATGATGACGTTTCTATGACGCCTCTAGATGAGGTGGCAAAAACTGCGATAGGTTTCCACCCGACTATCGAGGATACCATCTACGTAGATGCTCACAAAATTGTCAGGTGGAACTTTGGTGCAGGAATGTTTGAGTTAGTTCCAAATCGTCGGGGCTCTAGTTGGTCTCCCAATTACATCCACCCATTTGTGCTCCCGTGGTGGCCCACACCGGTTCCTAGCCTCTAA